The genomic stretch TCGCGGAGCTCGACTACCGGCCGAACGCCGGTGCACGCATGCTCGCCGGCGCCCGTACGAACATCCTCGCCCTGTCCGCCCCGATCCGGCAGGACGCACACCTGCCGACGCACATGCGCTTCGTCACCGCGGTGGTCGAGGCGGCACGGGCCCACGACGACGACGTCCTGCTCCTGGCCCGCGACGACGAGGTCACCGGCATCCGCCGCGTGGTGGACAGCTCGCTGGTCGACGGGGTGGTCGTGCTCGGGGTCTCGACGGACGACGAGCGCGCCGAGGTCGTGCGTCGCTCGGGTGCCGCGGCCGCGTTCGTCGGCGTGCCGGGTGACACCACGGGCCTGAGCTGCATCGACCTGGACTTCGCCGAGGCCGGTCGCGCCTCGGTCCGTGCACTCGCCGCCGCCGGGCACCGCAGCATCGGCGTGATCGGCCACCCCGCCACCTACGTCGAGCGGCACACCGGCTTCATCCGCCGTTTCGCCGACGCGTTCGAGGACGAGTGCCGGGCAGCCGGCATCGCCACCCTGGCGCTGTACCCGTCCCTCGACCGCGCCGACCAGCGTGCGGCGGCGGACGAGCTGCTCGCCGGGCTGCCGGACATGACCGCGCTCGTGTTCCACTGCAACGAGCCCGTCGTCGAGGCCGTCCTCGCGCACCTGGTGGCGCGGGGTGTCCGTGTCCCCGAGGACGTGTCGGTCGTGGCCGCCTGCGCGAGCTACGACACCGACCGGCTCGAGGTCCCCCTGTCCACCATCCCCCTCCCGCTCGAGGAGATGTGTCGCGGCGCCGTGGAGGACGCCGTCCGTCAGGTCGACGGTGCCCGCGAACCGGGCGTCACCCTCCTCCGACCGCGGTTCATCGACCGCGGGTCCATCCGACCGGTGCACTGACCGGCTTCGAACGGTCGATGGACACATCGGCCCGACGCTTTCGTCGCTGCATTGTCGAAGCGCT from Curtobacterium sp. MCLR17_032 encodes the following:
- a CDS encoding LacI family DNA-binding transcriptional regulator, giving the protein MVTIHEVAKAAGVSISTVSYALSGKRSISATTRARIDQAVAELDYRPNAGARMLAGARTNILALSAPIRQDAHLPTHMRFVTAVVEAARAHDDDVLLLARDDEVTGIRRVVDSSLVDGVVVLGVSTDDERAEVVRRSGAAAAFVGVPGDTTGLSCIDLDFAEAGRASVRALAAAGHRSIGVIGHPATYVERHTGFIRRFADAFEDECRAAGIATLALYPSLDRADQRAAADELLAGLPDMTALVFHCNEPVVEAVLAHLVARGVRVPEDVSVVAACASYDTDRLEVPLSTIPLPLEEMCRGAVEDAVRQVDGAREPGVTLLRPRFIDRGSIRPVH